A single Biomphalaria glabrata chromosome 2, xgBioGlab47.1, whole genome shotgun sequence DNA region contains:
- the LOC106075853 gene encoding pupal cuticle protein Edg-91-like isoform X2, which produces MKSAIVLCLLVAVSAAMAYSSGYQSGSDYAGKNYNNDYQAGSNYNGYPGGYNGYSKGYQGKNYNNGYAGNSDGYNGNGYNGNGYQNNGYKGNNGY; this is translated from the exons ATGAAGTCTGCCATAGTACTTTGCCTTCTTGTTGCTGTCAGTGCTGCCATG GCATACTCAAGCGGATACCAATCTGGTAGTGACTACGCTGGTAAAAATTACAACAATGACTACCAAGCTGGCAGTAACTACAATGGCTACCCCGGGGGTTACAATGGTTATAGCAAAGGATACCAAGGTAAAAATTACAACAACGGCTACGCCGGAAACAGCGATGGCTACAATG GCAATGGCTACAATGGCAATGGTTACCAAAACAACGGCTACAAAGGCAATAACGGATACTAA
- the LOC106075853 gene encoding RNA-binding protein squid-like isoform X1, whose amino-acid sequence MKSAIVLCLLVAVSAAMAYSSGYQSGSDYAGKNYNNDYQAGSNYNGYPGGYNGYSKGYQGKNYNNGYAGNSDGYNGNGYSNGYKGNGYSNGYNGNGYQNNGYKGNNGY is encoded by the exons ATGAAGTCTGCCATAGTACTTTGCCTTCTTGTTGCTGTCAGTGCTGCCATG GCATACTCAAGCGGATACCAATCTGGTAGTGACTACGCTGGTAAAAATTACAACAATGACTACCAAGCTGGCAGTAACTACAATGGCTACCCCGGGGGTTACAATGGTTATAGCAAAGGATACCAAGGTAAAAATTACAACAACGGCTACGCCGGAAACAGCGATGGCTACAATGGCAATGGCTACAGCAATGGCTACAAGGGCAATGGCTACAGCAATGGCTACAATGGCAATGGTTACCAAAACAACGGCTACAAAGGCAATAACGGATACTAA